In the Caballeronia sp. LZ062 genome, one interval contains:
- the dacB gene encoding D-alanyl-D-alanine carboxypeptidase/D-alanyl-D-alanine-endopeptidase yields MPLFSPIPGSLSARLSTLAFAAALGCAALSHAPEAHARGGTRSDSQKHAPERAARGAIGAKKTAKAERIARVAPAGPLPASVMSALARAHVPLSSMSVLVQRIGAPEPIVAINADRPMLPASTMKLVTTYAGLSLLGPDYRWKTTAYADGDVDPQGVLHGNLYIQGTGDPKLVPEELIDLVDQIRKSGITGIDGALVLDKRYFDASTRDLPAFDSDEAAPYNVGPDPLLYAFKSLSFTLTPNPDGQVSIDVLPQLAQLQIDNELRVTRGACAGTLPAASPSVAQTQGGFVQASFIGDYPLRCGSRTINVAALDHSTFFAGGFLALWKQAGGTFQGATREGPTPSGARLVGTHRSPVLSEIVRDINKFSNNVMARNLFLTIGAAQSKPPATTAKSTQAIQTFLRRNALPMNGLSLDNGSGLSRDEAISATSLADVLQAANASPVAQVFVESLPIAGVDGTMRNRLTNAGAGGNAHIKTGTLRDVRAIAGYVGAANGESYVVVSFINDPRAEAARAAHDALLEWVYEGARKPGIED; encoded by the coding sequence ATGCCGCTCTTCTCCCCGATTCCCGGTTCACTTTCCGCGCGTCTGTCGACGCTCGCATTCGCGGCGGCGCTTGGCTGCGCCGCACTGTCTCACGCACCCGAAGCCCACGCGCGCGGCGGCACCCGATCCGACTCGCAAAAGCACGCGCCCGAGCGCGCGGCGCGCGGGGCCATTGGCGCGAAGAAAACCGCGAAGGCGGAGAGAATCGCACGCGTTGCGCCGGCCGGTCCGCTGCCCGCCTCGGTGATGAGCGCGCTGGCACGCGCGCACGTGCCGCTTTCGTCGATGAGCGTGCTCGTGCAGCGCATCGGCGCGCCGGAGCCGATCGTCGCGATCAATGCCGACCGGCCGATGCTCCCGGCCTCGACGATGAAGCTCGTCACCACTTACGCGGGGCTGTCGCTTCTCGGACCGGATTACCGCTGGAAGACGACCGCGTATGCCGACGGCGACGTCGACCCGCAAGGCGTGCTGCACGGCAACCTGTACATTCAGGGCACGGGCGACCCGAAGCTCGTGCCGGAGGAACTAATCGATCTCGTGGATCAGATTCGCAAGAGCGGCATCACGGGCATCGACGGCGCGCTCGTGCTCGACAAGCGCTACTTCGACGCCTCCACGCGCGATCTTCCCGCCTTCGACAGCGACGAAGCCGCGCCGTACAACGTCGGCCCGGACCCGCTTCTCTATGCGTTCAAGTCGCTGTCGTTCACGCTGACGCCGAACCCCGACGGGCAAGTATCCATCGACGTGCTGCCGCAACTCGCGCAGCTTCAGATCGACAACGAATTGCGCGTCACGCGCGGCGCGTGCGCGGGAACGCTGCCGGCGGCCTCGCCGAGCGTCGCGCAAACGCAGGGCGGCTTCGTGCAGGCGTCGTTCATCGGCGACTATCCGCTGCGTTGCGGCTCGCGCACGATCAACGTCGCGGCGCTCGATCACTCGACGTTCTTCGCAGGCGGCTTTCTCGCGCTCTGGAAGCAGGCGGGCGGCACGTTCCAGGGCGCGACGCGCGAAGGCCCGACGCCTTCCGGCGCGCGGCTCGTCGGCACGCATCGCAGCCCGGTGCTGTCGGAAATCGTGCGTGACATCAACAAGTTCAGCAACAACGTGATGGCCCGCAACCTGTTCCTGACCATCGGCGCGGCGCAGTCCAAGCCGCCCGCGACCACCGCCAAATCCACGCAGGCCATCCAGACGTTTCTGCGCCGCAACGCGCTGCCGATGAACGGCCTGTCGCTCGACAACGGCTCGGGGCTCTCGCGCGACGAAGCGATCTCCGCGACATCGCTCGCCGACGTGTTGCAGGCCGCGAATGCGAGTCCGGTCGCGCAGGTCTTCGTCGAATCGCTGCCGATTGCCGGCGTGGACGGCACCATGCGCAACCGCCTGACGAACGCGGGCGCAGGCGGCAACGCGCACATCAAGACCGGCACGCTGCGCGACGTGCGCGCGATTGCAGGCTACGTCGGCGCGGCGAACGGCGAGAGCTACGTGGTGGTGAGCTTCATCAACGATCCGCGCGCCGAAGCCGCACGCGCCGCGCACGATGCGCTCCTCGAATGGGTCTACGAAGGCGCGCGCAAGCCGGGCATCGAAGACTGA
- a CDS encoding SGNH/GDSL hydrolase family protein, with product MKKQLSMRAVVRTTRIAAASAAFALLAACGGGGDDNNSTPAGGVKLQVVSFGDSLSDVGTYSPVAAANFGGGRFTTNPGEVWVQNVAKYYGDTLTPAMSGGFGTPPANLTGLGYAQGGSRVTNPIGVGHQSTDPANYAGALTVPVAQQVTNYLSSHGSFNANQLVIVNGGANDILYNLTAVQAGQMTTAQAQAAIGQAALDLAGIVGKIVQSGATHVLVSDIPDIGATPQGMMSNATTRALLTQASLGFNQALAAALTQTGLMSKVIYLDIVPTLATITANFGQYGFTVSNTGTACNLQAMAAAAQKFGEPNPQAFATSLFCSPQTLTVAGADQTYMYADTVHPTTHLHALYAQLAEQTVAKSGLGK from the coding sequence ATGAAGAAGCAACTCTCGATGCGCGCCGTGGTGCGCACTACCCGCATCGCCGCCGCGAGCGCGGCATTCGCCCTGCTCGCCGCGTGCGGCGGTGGCGGCGACGACAACAACTCGACGCCTGCGGGCGGCGTCAAGCTCCAGGTCGTGTCGTTCGGCGACAGCCTCTCGGATGTCGGCACGTATTCGCCTGTCGCAGCGGCGAACTTCGGCGGCGGGCGATTCACGACGAATCCCGGCGAAGTGTGGGTGCAGAACGTCGCGAAGTATTACGGCGACACGCTCACGCCCGCGATGAGCGGCGGCTTCGGCACGCCGCCGGCCAATCTGACGGGCCTGGGCTACGCGCAGGGCGGATCGCGCGTGACGAACCCCATCGGCGTCGGCCATCAGAGCACGGACCCCGCGAACTATGCGGGCGCGCTGACGGTGCCGGTCGCGCAGCAGGTGACGAACTATCTGTCGTCGCACGGCAGCTTCAATGCGAATCAGCTCGTGATCGTCAACGGCGGCGCGAACGACATTCTTTATAACCTGACCGCCGTTCAGGCCGGCCAGATGACGACCGCGCAGGCACAAGCCGCGATCGGTCAGGCGGCGCTCGATCTCGCGGGCATCGTCGGCAAGATCGTGCAAAGCGGCGCGACGCATGTGCTGGTGTCGGACATTCCGGATATCGGCGCCACGCCGCAAGGCATGATGAGCAACGCGACGACGCGCGCGCTGCTTACGCAGGCATCGCTAGGGTTCAATCAGGCGCTCGCCGCCGCGCTGACGCAGACCGGACTGATGTCGAAGGTCATCTATCTCGACATCGTTCCGACGCTCGCCACTATCACGGCGAACTTCGGACAGTACGGGTTCACGGTGTCGAACACGGGCACGGCCTGTAATCTGCAGGCGATGGCCGCGGCGGCGCAGAAGTTCGGCGAGCCGAACCCGCAAGCGTTCGCCACGTCGCTATTCTGCTCGCCGCAGACGTTGACCGTGGCCGGCGCGGATCAGACGTACATGTACGCGGATACGGTGCATCCGACGACGCATCTGCACGCGCTCTATGCGCAGCTCGCGGAGCAGACGGTCGCCAAGTCGGGCTTAGGAAAGTAG